A single window of Malus sylvestris chromosome 5, drMalSylv7.2, whole genome shotgun sequence DNA harbors:
- the LOC126624599 gene encoding receptor-like protein 48 codes for MDNHYHLSIAHYFLPFLLASSYMQTTTKLCFCLADGELSSSVETNSCIDEERLALLIFKQHLVDRSSRLSSWVGHDCCRWEGISCNNLTGHVVKMDLRNRYRELYSNSDEYSDLSAYEKAQLGGTIPKCFGKLASLANDSTTDNTYFKEQTTLTLKGMELVYNNTLYLVKSIDLSSNTLQGEIPEEISSLILLGTLNLSRNQLTGNIPSKIGNLHWLETLDLSHNHLSGQIPQSLSSLTSLSHLNLSYNNLSGRIPSGNQLQTLNDLSIYMENPSLCGVPLSTKCLGDDTFPSTDTKDMNEGGNDELWFYVSMVLGFIVGFWGVCGTLILKTSWRYAYFQFFDNIKDKVALAIALKVARFQRMFFYV; via the exons ATGGACAACCACTATCACCTCAGTATTGCTCACTAtttccttccttttcttttggcgTCTTCCTACATGCAGACTACTACTAAACTCTGTTTCTGTTTAGCCGATGGTGAACTTTCAAGCAGTGTGGAAACAAATTCATGCATCGACGAAGAAAGACTGGCGCTTCTCATCTTTAAACAACATCTTGTTGATCGTTCTAGCAGGCTTTCCTCTTGGGTGGGTCACGATTGCTGTCGATGGGAAGGGATTTCATGCAACAACCTCACCGGTCATGTCGTGAAGATGGACCTCCGGAATCGATATCGAGAGCTATATTCCAACTCTGATGAATACTCGGACCTGTCGGCTTATGAAAAGGCTCAATTGGGAG GTACTATTCCCAAGTGTTTTGGTAAATTGGCTTCGCTGGCCAATGATTCTACAACAGATAATACTTATTTTAAGGAGCAAACCACACTGACACTAAAAGGAATGGAACTTGTGTACAATAATACTTTATATCTTGTAAAGAGCATTGATCTTTCATCAAATACTTTACAAGGTGAAATCCCTGAAGAAATAAGTAGCCTCATTCTATTGGGTACCTTGAACTTGTCTAGGAATCAATTGACTGGAAATATCCCTTCCAAAATCGGAAACTTGCATTGGCTCGAAACACTTGATCTCTCTCACAACCACCTTTCAGGACAGATTCCTCAAAGCTTGTCATCTTTAACCTCTCTATCCCACTTAAACTTGTCTTACAACAACTTGTCTGGAAGAATTCCTTCAGGAAACCAGCTTCAAACGCTTAATGATTTGTCCATTTATATGGAAAATCCATCGCTATGCGGCGTTCCTCTCTCAACTAAGTGCCTTGGAGATGACACTTTCCCATCTACGGATACAAAAGacatgaatgaaggtggaaatgATGAGTTGTGGTTCTATGTCAGCATGGTACTTGGCTTTATTGTAGGCTTTTGGGGGGTTTGCGGCACATTGATCTTAAAGACATCATGGAGGTATGCATATTTTCAATTCTTCGACAACATCAAAGACAAGGTAGCACTAGCAATTGCATTGAAAGTGGCTCGTTTCCAAagaatgtttttttatgtttga